A window of Castanea sativa cultivar Marrone di Chiusa Pesio chromosome 1, ASM4071231v1 contains these coding sequences:
- the LOC142622026 gene encoding zinc finger CCCH domain-containing protein 6 — translation MRGLHKSKRVSWASDVNLCQVKLFLSEESPSQVGLGGQDHLQAKTSLLLHSTGLGSDDNLPPGFEGAHPANHWQIKLSQIPIIKWRCPPQFVLNVAWQVVAGEESKETEVLNQREMRVLEAVYPRPSAIPPNPTVSVDAVDLGHDDGQPTLIPITPVEDEDMAVDSPSVSTTPFSLPVSQQPLILAPGIPSASQCSLPIVTNPPNQKPATGMAVVAEPDVVAAASAAFNAIMKSNEHGNLIDQDLLIKLLNNPKMIEKLVTDYGTAANSTKPRSPPMASLDQPPVHIDRAVTSTSSVTVSSIPFYHQPNGVGVGPPNPRLPSPAAIPVSSSLSVGAPPAKDINYYKSLIQQHGGERQETLPQYGNRNSHQPSANQELVNNQKPRDLRPKIMKPCIYFNSSRGCRHGANCSYQHDASFQQRGSSSVQEVQSAKRMKLDREISS, via the exons ATGCGGGGATTGCACAAATCGAAAAGGGTTTCTTGGGCTTCAGATGTAAACCTTTGTCAG GTTAAGTTGTTCCTATCTGAGGAATCACCTTCACAAGTTGGGTTGGGCGGTCAAGATCACCTCCAAGCAAAGACATCTTTGCTATTGCATTCAACTGGTTTAGGGTCTGATGATAATTTGCCTCCTGGTTTTGAAGGAGCTCATCCTGCTAACCATTGGCAGATTAAGTTGTCCCAAATTCCTATAATCAAATGGAGATGTCCGCCTCAG TTTGTGCTGAATGTCGCTTGGCAAGTGGTTGCTGGGGAAGAAAGCAAAGAGACTGAGGTTCTAAATCAGAGGGAGATGAGAGTACTTGAAGCTGTTTATCCACGCCCCTCTGCCATTCCTCCCAA CCCTACTGTTTCAGTGGATGCAGTAGACTTGGGTCATGACGACGGGCAACCTACTTTGATACCGATTACTCCCGTTGAAGATGAAGACATGGCAGTAGATTCACCATCTGTTTCCACAACACCATTTAGTCTTCCTGTAAGCCAACAGCCACTAATATTGGCTCCTGGAATTCCATCTGCATCCCAATGTAGTTTACCTATCGTTACAAATCCTCCTAACCAGAAGCCAGCTACTGGAATGGCCGTTGTTGCAGAACCTGATGTTGTAGCAGCGGCATCTGCCGCCTTTAATGCAATCATGAAGAGCAATGAGCATGGAAACTTGATTGACCAGGATTTGCTTAttaaacttctaaacaacccAAAAATGATTGAGAAATTGGTTACAGACTATGGAACAGCCGCGAACTCAACAAAGCCGAGGTCACCTCCCATGGCTTCATTAGATCAACCTCCTGTTCACATTGATAGGGCAGTGACCAGTACATCATCAGTTACTGTATCAAGCATACCTTTCTACCATCAGCCAAATGGGGTTGGAGTGGGACCTCCTAATCCCCGACTTCCTTCACCAGCAGCCATTCCAGTTTCCTCTTCACTCTCCGTTGGAGCTCCTCCAGCAAAGGACATCAATTACTACAAGAGCTTGATTCAACAACATGGAGGAGAAAGACAAGAGACTCTTCCACAATATGGTAACCGAAACAGTCACCAGCCAAGTGCAAATCAGGAACTAGTAAATAACCAGAAACCAAGAGATCTGAGACCCAAAATAATGAAGCCTTGCATATACTTTAATAGTTCAAGGGGATGTCGTCATGGGGCCAACTGTTCATATCAGCATGATGCATCATTCCAGCAACGCGGTAGTAGTAGCGTGCAGGAAGTGCAAAGTGCAAAGAGAATGAAATTGGATAGGGAGATCAGCAGTTAG
- the LOC142615739 gene encoding uncharacterized protein LOC142615739, whose translation MTPPPGPYSGASTLALVARASAFTFGVVYGGIKLKVLKAKANARAKAHKKAEAKDHH comes from the exons ATGACTCCACCTCCAGGCCCTTATTCTGGCGCTAGCACTCTCGCCCTG GTGGCGCGTGCTTCTGCTTTCACTTTTGGTGTGGTTTATGGAGGCATCAAGCTTAAGGTTCTCAAG GCAAAGGCAAATGCCAGGGCAAAGGCACATAAGAAGGCAGAAGCTAAGGATCATCATTGA
- the LOC142623640 gene encoding uncharacterized protein LOC142623640 codes for MLKFLSRVRIEFNALDPRTASCMEFLAQCNAPKAKESNPACQIQVKRRTDDHPPQITVTFVNGVEEVYDATSTPAQTIRTMILDKGQFLETEQMFREAGEAWPVFIPEEELRQHAPGTKPRKAEEKKL; via the exons ATGCTGAAGTTCCTATCAAGAGTTCGGATCGAGTTCAATGCCTTGGACCCACGCACAGCCTCGTGCATGGAATTCTTGGCACAGTGCAACGCTCCCAAGGCCAAAGAGTCCAACCCTGCTTGTCAAATCCAAGTCAAACGCAGAACCGATGACCACCCTCCCCAAATCACCGTCACTTTCGTCAATGGAGTCGAAGAGGTTTACGACGCCACATCCACACCGGCCCAGACCATAAGGACTATGATTCTCGATAAGGGTCAGTTCCTCGAGACCGAGCAAATGTTCCGTGAAGCTGGTGAGGCTTGGCCTGTTTTTATACCCGAAGAGGAGCTCCGCCAGCACGCGCCTGGCACCAAG CCAAGGAAAGCAGAAGAGAAGAAGCTGTGA
- the LOC142615735 gene encoding uncharacterized protein LOC142615735, which yields MGASSSSEQKVSSEQRELESIAASTGALPMLKKVFSKLVDPQSNALPLNALQQYFHINYKSPVCEAPTKMPGSFPVLLENLGSSIVDLLFFTQKGGLNWVEFVRGYNKCCGRMSASMSFNTLFRLYAATVTKAGLPLKLEFESDDADCKISGSLLANDVTMLLWMCWTMSWDYRTSRNFKAKGKENLCLPDVSHLVLSAVTSCAEAASDLNAWDCDVSALEVELPMAKFLTWAFKTMPSLPDCLTQVVHARLQNVLTSEDETTSSSSSLGNMSSTKSCNSNLLTCGRAWAISLTLRSTISEEILQLCFPSDGDGMDGKLLYQSSLHGRGLNRFWSNIGGYKGPLLMLVSASKEDAHVGSTNVKKWIIGALTENGFENKDLFYGSSGSLYAISPVFHVFPSAGKEKNFVYCHLHPTGKVYERQHKPVGIAFGGTMGNERVFVDEDFARVTIRHHATDKTYQPGALFPDQGFLPVEALISEIEVWGLGGKAAKEVQSSYKKREELFTEQRRKVDLKTFGSWDESPEKMMMDMISDPNAVRREDR from the exons ATGGGAGCATCGAGTTCGAGTGAGCAGAAGGTATCGAGTGAACAACGAGAGTTGGAATCCATAGCAGCTTCTACGGGAGCTCTTCCTATGCTGAAGAAAGTTTTTTCCAAGCTTGTAGATCCTCAATCTAATGCACTTCCTCTCAATGCTCTCCAG CAATATTTccacataaattataaaagcCCAGTATGTGAAGCACCCACCAAGATGCCTGGTTCATTTCCCGTGTTATTGGAAAACCTAGGTTCATCCATTGTTGACCTccttttttttacccaaaaaggGGGACTAAATTGGGTTGAGTTTGTGAGAGGTTATAATAAGTGCTGTGGAAGAATGTCAGCATCAATGTCATTTAATACATTGTTCAGACTGTATGCTGCAACAGTGACAAAAGCAGGTCTTCCTTTGAAGCTGGAGTTTGAATCTGATGATGCTGATTGTAAGATAAGCGGTTCACTTTTGGCCAACGATGTAACTATGCTTCTTTGGATGTGTTGGACTATGTCATGGGATTATAGAACTTCGAGAAATTTcaaagcaaaaggaaaagaaaatctttGTCTCCCGGATGTTAGTCATCTTGTATTATCAGCAGTCACATCGTGTGCTGAAGCTGCCAGTGACTTGAATGCGTGGGATTGTGATGTCTCAGCCTTGGAAGTTGAACTTCCCATGGCAAAGTTTCTTACATGGGCCTTTAAAACAATGCCGAGCCTCCCAGATTGCTTAACACAAGTTGTCCATGCGAGACTTCAAAACGTTCTCACTTCAGAG GATGAAACGACATCTTCAAGTTCATCGCTAGGAAATATGTCCTCAACTAAGTCATGCAATTCTAATCTCTTAACCTGTGGAAGGGCATGGGCAATTTCCCTCACACTGAGAAGTACCATAAGTGAAGAGATCTTGCAATTATGCTTTCCAAGCGATGGTGATGGAATGGATGGAAAACTTCTTTATCA GTCATCTCTTCATGGGAGAGGCTTAAATAGATTCTGGTCTAATATTGGAGGATACAAAGGTCCATTGCTAATGTTGGTGTCTGCAAGTAAAGAAGATGCTCATGTGGGTAGCACCAATGTTAAAAAATGGATCATTGGGGCACTTACAGAGAACGGTTTTGAAAATAAGGATCTGTTCTATGGAAGCTCAGGAAGTCTATACGCTATAAGTCCTGTCTTCCATGTCTTTCCGTCTGCTG ggaaagaaaagaacttTGTGTATTGCCACTTGCATCCTACTGGTAAAGTATATGAACGACAGCATAAGCCTGTCGGAATTGCATTTGGAGGAACTATGGGAAATGAGAGAGTCTTTGTCGATGAAGATTTTGCCAGAGTTACTATTCGCCATCATGCCACTGACAAAACTTACCAACCTGGTGCCCTCTTCCCAGATCAG GGGTTCCTACCTGTTGAAGCTTTGATTTCGGAAATTGAAGTTTGGGGATTAGGTGGGAAAGCAGCTAAGGAAGTGCAGAGTTCATACAAGAAGAGAGAGGAGCTTTTCACAGAGCAAAGACGAAAG GTTGACTTGAAAACATTTGGAAGTTGGGATGAATCGCCCGAAAAGATGATGATGGACATGATCTCTGATCCCAACGCAGTTCGGCGAGAAGATCGTTAA
- the LOC142615734 gene encoding putative pre-mRNA-splicing factor ATP-dependent RNA helicase DEAH5 gives MAPASKDDGLKKLEYLSLVSKVCSELETHLGFGDKVLAEFITDLGRNCETVDEFDSKLKENGAEMPDYFVRTLLTIIHAILPPKPKELKKESVVDGEKPKYGALAIADSRERAKELNREIEMEARERRRERGEEEEAEDRHRGRDRDRDRDRDRDRGRDRDRDRDRNRDGERDRDRDRRDRRGYDRDERRRERDVEDDEYDDRRDYRSKGRHGDRHEKYRRDDDVVKHRRDDENEDNGGNVDHRRGNRDRRNHSDEPEVYQVYKGRVTRVMDSGCFVQLSDFKGKEGIVHVSQIATRRITNAKDVVKRDQEVFVKVISVSNQKMSLSMRDVDQHTGKDLLPLKKGPEDDLNRANPSGTREGPTTRTGLSGIRIVEEDDAVPSRRPLKRMSSPEKWEAKQLIASGVLTLADYPTYDEEGDGLLYQEEGAEEELEIEMNEDEPAFLHGQSRYSMDMSPVKIFKNPEGSLSRAAALQSALIKERREVREQQQRTMLDSIPKDLNRPWEDPMPETGERHLAQELRGVGLSAYDMPEWKKDAYGQSLSFGQRSKLSIQEQRQSLPIYKLKKELVQAVHENQVLVVIGETGSGKTTQVTQYLAEAGYTTNGKIGCTQPRRVAAMSVAKRVAEEFGCRLGEEVGYAIRFEDCTGPDTVIKYMTDGMLLREILIDENLSQYSVVMLDEAHERTIHTDVLFGLLKQLVKRRPDLRLIVTSATLDAEKFSGYFFNCNIFTIPGRTFPVEILYTKQPESDYLDASLITVLQIHLTEPEGDILLFLTGQEEIDFACQSLYERMKGLGKNVPELIILPVYSALPSEMQSRIFEPAPPGKRKVVVATNIAEASLTIDGIYYVIDPGFAKQNVYNPKQGLDSLVITPISQASAKQRAGRAGRTGPGKCYRLYTESAYRNEMSPTSIPEIQRINLGLTTLTMKAMGINDLLSFDFMDPPSPQALISAMEQLYSLGALDEEGLLTKLGRKMAEFPLEPPLSKMLLASVDLGCSDEILTIIAMIQTGNIFYRPREKQAQADQKRAKFFQPEGDHLTLLAVYEAWKSNNFSGPWCFENFVQSRSLRRAQDVRKQLLTIMDKYKLDVVAAGRNFTKIRKAITAGFFFHASRKDPQEGYRTLVENQPVYIHPSSALFQRQPDWVIYHELVMTTKEYMREVTVIDPKWLVELAPRFFKVADSTKLSKRKRQERIEPLYDRYHEPNSWRLSKRRA, from the exons ATGGCTCCCGCCTCTAAAGACGACGGGTTGAAGAAGCTCGAATACCTGTCACTCGTCTCCAAGGTTTGCTCTGAACTCGAAACGCATTTAGGGTTTGGAGACAAAGTTCTCGCCGAGTTCATCACCGATTTGGGCCGAAACTGCGAGACCGTCGATGAATTCGACTCGAAGCTGAAAGAGAATGGTGCTGAGATGCCGGATTACTTTGTCCGTACGCTTTTGACGATTATCCACGCTATTCTTCCTCCGAAGCCGAAGGAATTGAAGAAGGAAAGCGTTGTGGACGGTGAGAAACCTAAGTATGGTGCCCTAGCGATTGCGGATAGTAGGGAAAGGGCTAAGGAGCTCAATAGGGAAATCGAAATGGAGGCCCGAGAGCGGCGTAGAGAGaggggagaagaagaagaagcagaagatAGGCATAGAGGTAGAGATAGGGacagagatagagatagagatagagatagaggtAGAGATAGGGACAGAGATAGAGATCGAAACAGAGACGGAGAAAGGGATCGAGATAGAGATAGAAGAGATAGGCGTGGTTACGATAGAGACGAGAGGCGTAGAGAAAGGGATGTTGAAGATGATGAGTATGATGATAGAAGAGATTACAGGAGTAAAGGAAGGCATGGTGATCGCCATGAGAAGTATAGGAGAGACGATGATGTGGTGAAGCATAGGAGAGACGATGAGAATGAAGATAATGGTGGTAATGTTGATCATAGGAGAGGCAATAGGGATCGGCGGAACCACTCGGATGAGCCGGAAGTGTATCAGGTTTACAAGGGAAGGGTTACGAGAGTGATGGACTCTGGCTGCTTCGTGCAATTGAGTGATTTTAAGGGGAAAGAGGGTATAGTACATGTTTCGCAGATTGCAACTCGGCGGATTACTAATGCCAAGGATGTTGTGAAACGGGATCAGGAGGTTTTTGTGAAGGTGATCTCTGTTTCGAACCAGAAGATGAGTCTTTCAATGAGGGATGTTGACCAGCATACTGGTAAGGATCTTCTTCCGCTGAAGAAGGGTCCGGAGGATGATTTGAATAGGGCAAACCCGTCTGGGACGAGGGAGGGGCCTACAACAAGGACGGGCCTTTCGGGGATTAGGATAGTGGAGGAGGATGATGCTGTTCCTTCCCGTAGACCGCTGAAGAGGATGAGTTCGCCAGAGAAGTGGGAAGCCAAGCAGTTGATTGCTTCAGGTGTTTTGACTCTTGCAGACTATCCCACTTAtgatgaggaaggagatggattGTTATATCAAGAAGAGGGTGCTGAGGAGGAGCTTGAGATTGAGATGAATGAGGATGAACCAGCGTTTCTACATGGGCAGAGCAGGTATTCAATGGATATGTCAcctgttaaaatttttaagaatccaGAAGGGTCTTTGAGTCGTGCAGCGGCACTTCAGTCTGCGCTTATAAAGGAGCGTAGAGAAGTAAGAGAACAGCAGCAGAGAACTATGCTTGACTCTATTCCTAAGGATTTGAATCGTCCTTGGGAAGACCCTATGCCGGAGACGGGTGAGAGGCATCTAGCACAGGAGCTTAGAGGTGTTGGTTTATCGGCATATGATATGCCTGAGTGGAAGAAGGATGCTTATGGGCAATCCCTTAGCTTTGGGCAGAGATCGAAGCTGTCCATTCAGGAGCAGAGGCAGAGCTTGCCAATCTACAAATTAAAGAAGGAACTCGTTCAGGCTGTGCATGAAAATCAGGTCCTAGTTGTAATTGGTGAGACTGGTTCGGGTAAGACAACTCAGGTAACTCAATATCTAGCAGAAGCTGGATACACAACCAATGGTAAAATTGGCTGTACTCAGCCCCGTAGGGTGGCTGCAATGTCTGTGGCTAAGAGGGTTGCTGAAGAGTTTGGTTGTCGTTTGGGTGAGGAAGTTGGATATGCTATTCGATTTGAAGATTGTACTGGTCCGGATACTGTCATCAAGTACATGACTGATGGTATGCTTCTTAGGGAAATTTTGATCGATGAAAACCTTTCTCAGTACTCTGTTGTTATGCTTGATGAAGCACATGAGAGGACTATACACACGGATGTTCTTTTTGGATTACTCAAGCAACTAGTGAAACGGAGACCTGACCTTCGCTTGATTGTCACGTCTGCAACACTGGATGCGGAGAAGTTTTCAGGGTATTTCTTTAACTGTAATATATTTACAATTCCTGGTAGAACTTTTCCTGTTGAGATACTCTACACCAAACAGCCAGAAAGTGATTACCTGGATGCATCCCTAATTACTGTGCTACAGATCCACTTGACAGAACCTGAAGGAGACATCCTTCTCTTCTTGACTGGTCAAGAGGAGATTGATTTTGCATGTCAGTCTCTTTATGAAAGGATGAAGGGGCTAGGTAAAAATGTTCCAGAATTGATTATTCTACCGGTTTATAGTGCGCTACCAAGTGAAATGCAGTCAAGGATATTTGAGCCTGCACCTCCAGGGAAGAGGAAAGTGGTAGTTGCTACCAATATTGCTGAGGCATCTTTGACAATTGATGgaatttattatgttattgatcCTGGGTTTGCAAAGCAGAATGTGTATAACCCAAAGCAAGGGCTTGATTCGCTGGTCATAACTCCTATTTCACAAGCTTCAGCCAAGCAGCGAGCTGGGCGTGCTGGGCGTACAGGACCTGGGAAATGTTATCGTCTCTACACAGAGAGTGCATACCGCAATGAGATGTCCCCTACTTCAATTCCTGAAATACAGAGGATAAATCTTGGGTTAACTACACTTACCATGAAAGCTATGGGGATAAATGATCTTCTGTCTTTTGATTTCATGGATCCACCTTCTCCCCAAGCTCTCATTTCTGCCATGGAACAGCTGTACAGTCTAGGAGCTCTTGATGAGGAGGGGCTTCTGACCAAATTGGGCCGGAAAATGGCAGAATTTCCTCTTGAACCACCATTATCTAAGATGCTGCTTGCCAGTGTGGACCTTGGATGCAGTGATGAGATTTTGACTATCATTGCAATGATTCAAACAGGGAATATCTTCTACAGGCCTAGGGAGAAACAAGCACAAGCTGATCAGAAGAGGGCCAAGTTTTTCCAGCCAGAGGGAGACCATCTGACATTACTTGCGGTTTATGAGGCTTGGAAAAGTAATAACTTTTCTGGGCCCTGGTGTTTTGAGAACTTTGTTCAGTCTAGATCCTTGAGGAGGGCACAGGATGTCAGAAAACAGCTGCTCACCATCATGGACAA ATATAAATTGGACGTAGTGGCTGCTGGGAGAAATTTTACAAAGATCCGAAAGGCGATTACTGCAGGGTTCTTTTTCCATGCATCTAGAAAGGACCCACAAGAGGGCTATAGGACCCTAGTAGAGAACCAACCGGTCTATATACATCCAAGCAGTGCTCTTTTCCAGAGGCAACCTGACTGGGTCATCTACCATGAGCTGGTGATGACTACAAAGGAGTACATGCGAGAGGTCACAGTTATAGATCCTAAATGGCTCGTGGAACTGGCACCTAGATTTTTCAAAGTAGCAGATTCTACAAAGTTGAGCAAGCGAAAACGACAAGAAAGGATTGAGCCACTCTATGACAGATATCATGAGCCGAATTCTTGGCGTTTGAGTAAACGCCGTGCTTGA